In one Candidatus Planktophila vernalis genomic region, the following are encoded:
- the smc gene encoding chromosome segregation protein SMC — protein MTLKGFKSFASSTTLRLEPGITCVVGPNGSGKSNVVDALTWVMGEQGAKSLRGGKMEDVIFAGTSGRAPLGRAEVSLTIDNTDGALPIDYTEVTISRILFRNGQSEYQINGEASRLLDIQELLSDSGIGREMHVIVGQGQLDAILMATPEERRGFIEEAAGVLKHRKRKEKALRKLDSMQANMARVQDLTVELRRQLRPLGKQAEVAKKAATIQADLRDAKLRLFADDFISMSRTLDAEVADETALRQKRAEVDRELETIRSREEALDAQSAVETPLLVQAQETYYQLNSLREKFRGTQSLAQERSRFLNEEAEEARSAGRDPEALEKEAQVLRNEENALRNNINDSRTALAAATTALANAEQALKMDEDKIAAAMRAIADAREGTARQEGHIKSLQARLEAIAEEIARLTKARDDAQHRADSASREYASFELEIASADSGELGLDSAFETAKSALDASKSKLNALVDSERAADRERNTVESKLEAMKLTSQNRDGASALMRDSRGVHILGSIASLIEIDNGWESAAAAALGSLADAIVVQDLSSAVTALTTLRDQNLGQADVLVYEAGNSGNSNIPAGLNALASHIRSHSIGDLISSLLASTVVAENARDAEAILRSHPSVTVVTRDGDVITKARARGGSKSSSSLIEIKALIESLETKLTEITHTCDRLKFEIATATTEVADRQSSFDVALSKLNESDARIASITEQLAVSGQNMKSALAEVERLNTSIQEASSAKSRDEGELVIAQNQLHQQGAVAEPDHTFTENLRNAVSLARTTEVEARLAVRTIEERVDSVAARAKALEDSARNEREASERAIVRRGARARAAVISQAIAESAYEVLIHIERSIAKSATERARLEESRTARDGETLTVRTRGRELTAELEQLTSSVHKDEIARAEQRMRIETLENRTMEEFGIDTVVLVSEYGPDKDVPTFFENEAGEIVTTELIPYRRDQQEKRLASAERSLTLLGKINPLALEEFSSLEERLKFLAEQLEDLKNTKKDLLDIIKEVDDRVQSIFMEAFESTATHFEDIFSRLFPGGDGRLILTDPDNPLTSGVDVEARPPGKRIKRLSLLSGGEKSLTAVAMLVAIFKARPSPFYVLDEVEAALDDTNLGRLLVILEELRASSQLIIITHQKRTMEIADALYGVTMRGDGVTEVISQRLRESDAS, from the coding sequence ATGACCTTAAAGGGCTTCAAGTCCTTTGCCTCCAGCACTACCTTGCGTCTTGAGCCAGGAATTACCTGCGTTGTCGGTCCTAATGGTTCAGGTAAAAGTAACGTTGTTGATGCTCTGACATGGGTTATGGGTGAACAGGGCGCAAAATCCCTTCGCGGCGGCAAGATGGAAGATGTTATTTTCGCTGGAACTAGCGGACGTGCACCACTTGGACGCGCAGAAGTTTCATTAACAATTGATAACACTGATGGCGCACTACCTATCGATTACACCGAAGTAACTATTTCTCGCATTCTTTTCCGTAATGGCCAATCTGAATATCAAATTAACGGTGAAGCTTCCCGATTGCTCGATATTCAAGAACTACTCAGTGACTCAGGTATTGGCCGCGAAATGCACGTCATTGTTGGCCAGGGCCAGCTAGATGCAATTTTGATGGCAACGCCTGAAGAGCGTCGTGGATTTATTGAAGAAGCTGCAGGCGTTCTCAAGCACCGCAAGCGTAAAGAAAAAGCTTTGCGCAAACTTGATTCTATGCAAGCCAACATGGCACGTGTTCAAGATCTAACTGTTGAACTTCGTCGCCAACTTCGCCCACTAGGTAAGCAAGCAGAAGTTGCCAAGAAGGCAGCAACTATTCAGGCCGATCTTCGTGATGCAAAACTACGTTTGTTTGCCGATGACTTTATTTCGATGTCTCGCACACTCGATGCAGAGGTAGCCGATGAAACTGCATTACGTCAAAAGCGTGCGGAAGTTGATAGAGAACTTGAAACAATTCGATCTCGTGAAGAAGCATTGGATGCACAGTCGGCAGTTGAAACACCACTACTTGTACAAGCACAAGAAACGTATTACCAGTTAAATTCTTTACGGGAAAAGTTCCGTGGAACACAAAGCCTGGCACAAGAGCGCTCACGCTTTCTTAATGAGGAAGCAGAAGAAGCCCGTTCAGCTGGTCGCGATCCAGAGGCCTTAGAAAAAGAAGCTCAAGTTCTGCGCAATGAAGAAAACGCGTTGAGAAACAACATCAATGATTCTCGCACGGCGCTAGCCGCAGCAACCACTGCACTTGCAAATGCCGAACAAGCGCTAAAGATGGATGAAGACAAAATCGCTGCAGCAATGCGCGCTATCGCCGATGCTCGCGAAGGAACCGCCCGCCAAGAGGGTCATATCAAATCCCTCCAGGCCCGTCTTGAAGCTATCGCAGAAGAAATCGCACGCCTTACAAAAGCCCGTGATGATGCCCAACATCGCGCCGATAGTGCATCACGTGAATACGCATCCTTTGAACTTGAAATTGCTAGCGCTGACTCTGGTGAACTAGGTCTTGATTCTGCTTTTGAAACCGCTAAGTCTGCACTGGATGCTTCAAAGTCTAAATTAAATGCTCTGGTTGATTCTGAGCGTGCTGCAGATCGTGAGCGAAATACCGTTGAATCTAAGTTAGAAGCGATGAAGTTAACTTCACAAAATCGCGATGGGGCATCTGCTCTTATGCGCGATTCACGCGGAGTTCATATCCTGGGCTCCATTGCTTCCCTGATTGAAATTGATAACGGTTGGGAGTCAGCAGCAGCTGCAGCTCTTGGATCATTAGCCGATGCCATCGTGGTTCAAGATTTATCATCAGCAGTAACTGCGTTAACAACTTTGCGCGATCAAAACTTAGGCCAGGCTGATGTCTTGGTATATGAAGCCGGCAATAGTGGAAACTCAAATATTCCTGCCGGTTTGAACGCTCTTGCTTCCCATATACGCTCACATTCAATTGGTGATCTCATTTCATCTTTACTTGCTTCAACAGTGGTTGCTGAAAATGCACGTGATGCTGAGGCAATTCTTCGCTCTCATCCATCAGTAACCGTTGTTACACGCGATGGCGATGTAATCACTAAGGCCAGAGCGCGTGGTGGTTCTAAATCTTCATCTTCACTCATTGAAATTAAGGCTTTGATTGAGAGTCTTGAGACCAAGTTGACTGAGATTACTCACACATGTGATCGTCTGAAATTCGAGATTGCAACTGCAACTACTGAGGTTGCAGATCGCCAGAGCTCATTTGATGTTGCACTCTCTAAGCTCAATGAATCAGATGCTCGTATTGCATCCATAACTGAGCAGCTTGCTGTTTCTGGACAGAATATGAAATCTGCTTTAGCTGAAGTTGAGCGCCTTAATACCTCTATACAAGAAGCAAGTTCTGCCAAGAGCCGTGATGAGGGTGAATTAGTCATTGCACAGAACCAGTTGCATCAACAAGGCGCAGTTGCAGAGCCCGATCACACGTTCACTGAAAACTTACGCAATGCTGTCTCACTTGCTCGCACAACCGAAGTTGAGGCTCGACTAGCCGTTAGAACAATCGAAGAGCGCGTGGATTCAGTTGCAGCACGTGCTAAAGCACTTGAAGATTCAGCGCGCAATGAGCGTGAAGCATCTGAGCGGGCAATCGTGCGTCGCGGTGCTCGTGCCCGAGCAGCAGTTATATCTCAAGCCATTGCTGAATCTGCTTACGAAGTACTCATTCATATTGAGCGCTCTATCGCTAAATCTGCAACAGAGCGTGCTCGTTTAGAAGAATCACGCACTGCTAGAGATGGTGAAACTCTCACTGTTCGCACACGTGGCCGTGAATTAACTGCTGAACTTGAACAACTTACTTCTAGTGTTCACAAGGATGAAATTGCACGTGCTGAACAACGCATGCGTATTGAGACGCTTGAGAATAGAACGATGGAAGAGTTTGGCATTGACACAGTTGTACTCGTATCTGAATATGGCCCTGACAAAGATGTTCCAACATTCTTTGAAAATGAAGCTGGGGAGATTGTCACAACCGAGCTCATCCCATACCGCAGAGATCAACAGGAAAAACGCTTGGCTTCAGCTGAGCGCTCTCTGACATTGCTCGGCAAGATTAATCCTTTGGCCTTAGAAGAGTTCTCTTCACTAGAAGAGCGCTTGAAGTTCTTAGCTGAGCAGTTAGAAGATTTGAAGAACACGAAGAAGGATTTGTTGGACATCATTAAAGAAGTTGATGATCGAGTGCAGTCAATCTTCATGGAAGCCTTTGAATCAACAGCAACACATTTTGAAGATATCTTCTCTCGCTTGTTCCCAGGTGGCGATGGTCGCTTGATTTTGACCGATCCAGATAATCCACTGACAAGTGGTGTTGATGTGGAAGCTCGACCACCAGGAAAGCGTATTAAGAGATTGTCTCTGCTCTCTGGTGGAGAGAAGTCATTAACAGCAGTTGCTATGTTGGTTGCAATCTTTAAAGCGCGCCCTAGTCCGTTCTATGTGCTCGATGAAGTTGAAGCGGCCCTTGACGATACTAACCTTGGACGTTTACTAGTGATTTTGGAAGAGCTTCGAGCAAGTTCTCAGCTCATCATCATTACTCACCAAAAGCGCACAATGGAGATTGCTGATGCACTCTATGGCGTGACTATGCGTGGTGATGGAGTAACTGAAGTTATTTCTCAGCGTTTGCGCGAATCTGACGCAAGTTAA
- a CDS encoding ATP synthase subunit B/B', which translates to MDSVEKLTSAITMVEEARGVPLSASCVVHRGEMLELLDEARAALPNDLESAQKLIAARDAIIEEGRVSAEQMIAMAREDVARMVEQTSIVQMARDEARKILDEARTLGDQEKQEVEEYIDGRLATLEVILNKTQDAVARGRERLAGANDKDVLSQLSDAD; encoded by the coding sequence ATGGATTCAGTTGAAAAGTTAACATCTGCAATCACTATGGTTGAAGAGGCTCGTGGTGTTCCACTTTCTGCTAGCTGTGTAGTGCACCGCGGTGAAATGCTAGAACTGCTCGATGAAGCACGTGCTGCACTTCCTAACGATCTTGAATCGGCGCAAAAACTTATCGCTGCTCGTGATGCCATCATTGAAGAAGGCCGTGTTAGTGCTGAGCAGATGATCGCTATGGCTAGAGAAGATGTGGCCAGAATGGTTGAACAGACCTCAATCGTTCAAATGGCACGTGATGAAGCTCGCAAGATTCTCGATGAAGCTCGCACATTAGGTGATCAAGAGAAGCAAGAAGTTGAGGAATATATCGATGGTCGTTTGGCCACGTTAGAAGTAATTTTGAATAAGACTCAAGATGCAGTTGCACGTGGCCGTGAGCGCCTTGCTGGTGCAAATGATAAAGATGTTCTTTCGCAACTCTCAGATGCCGACTAA
- the rsmD gene encoding 16S rRNA (guanine(966)-N(2))-methyltransferase RsmD, translated as MRIIAGVAKGRTLGTVAGATRPTSDRAREGLFSSLLSEFGDFLGLHVLDLYGGSGAIALEALSRGATLVHIVEKDPEAQKTIENNYELVNKNRPAGKFHLYSMSAQRFVSDAPKEKYHIVYVDPPFDFSDIEVQEILSKLHAGSFLKDDAVIAVERTAKRSNFSWPEGFSAVRERNYGQATIFYGNYTPENG; from the coding sequence TTGAGAATCATTGCAGGCGTTGCTAAAGGTCGCACTCTGGGCACAGTTGCCGGTGCTACACGCCCAACTTCAGATCGCGCGCGCGAAGGCTTGTTCTCCTCCCTGTTATCTGAGTTCGGTGATTTTCTAGGGCTTCACGTTCTAGATTTATATGGAGGATCTGGGGCAATAGCACTTGAGGCTCTCTCACGCGGAGCAACTCTTGTTCATATCGTTGAAAAAGATCCCGAGGCGCAAAAGACAATTGAGAACAACTATGAGCTGGTCAATAAAAATAGGCCTGCAGGAAAGTTTCATCTCTACTCAATGTCAGCTCAAAGATTTGTGAGCGATGCACCAAAAGAGAAATACCACATTGTTTATGTTGACCCGCCCTTTGATTTTTCAGATATTGAGGTTCAAGAGATTTTAAGTAAGTTACATGCAGGCTCTTTCCTTAAAGATGATGCAGTGATTGCAGTTGAGCGCACGGCAAAGCGTTCAAATTTTTCATGGCCAGAAGGCTTTAGCGCAGTGCGCGAACGCAACTATGGGCAGGCCACGATTTTCTATGGCAATTACACGCCTGAGAATGGATAA
- the ffh gene encoding signal recognition particle protein encodes MFESLTSRFSSAFSSLRSRGKISSADIDATCAEIRQALLESDVALSVVESFVEQIREKSLAALPTMQSGTNQGQAIFEIVNASLIEILGGEARRVRFAKNPPTVIMLAGLQGAGKTTLAGKLAKFYADQGNTPLLVASDLQRPNAVTQLQVVGESIGVPVFAPEPGNGVGDPVKVAKSGIEFAKSKQYNMVIVDTAGRLGIDEELMKQASDIRDAVNPDEILFVVDAMIGQDAVRTSQAFLDGVGFDGVVLTKLDGDARGGAALSIASITKRPIMFASTGEKLSDFDIFYPDRMASRILGMGDVATLAEQAKKAFDGDTSAKLEAKFASGEDFTLEDFLEQLQAMSKMGSMSKLLGMLPGAGAMKKQIENFDEGEIVRTKAIVQSMTPIERRDPKVLNGSRRARIALGSGRKVSDVNNLVDRFSAAQKMMKQVRNGGMPQGMGGMGLPAMPKASIKSAPPKKKSKSGNPAKRALEEGQ; translated from the coding sequence ATGTTTGAGTCACTCACCTCCAGATTTAGTAGCGCGTTTTCATCGCTGCGCTCTCGCGGCAAGATAAGTAGTGCTGATATCGATGCAACCTGTGCTGAGATTCGACAAGCTTTACTTGAATCAGACGTTGCCCTATCTGTCGTGGAAAGCTTCGTTGAGCAGATACGTGAGAAATCTTTAGCTGCACTGCCAACAATGCAATCTGGAACTAATCAGGGTCAAGCAATATTTGAGATTGTTAACGCATCTCTTATTGAAATTCTCGGGGGAGAAGCGCGCAGGGTTCGCTTTGCAAAGAATCCTCCAACAGTGATTATGTTGGCAGGTTTGCAAGGTGCTGGTAAAACTACTTTGGCCGGAAAGCTTGCCAAGTTTTATGCCGATCAAGGAAATACGCCTCTTCTCGTTGCCTCTGATTTACAACGCCCTAATGCTGTCACCCAACTCCAAGTTGTTGGTGAAAGCATTGGCGTTCCAGTATTTGCACCAGAACCTGGAAATGGTGTTGGCGATCCAGTAAAGGTTGCAAAGAGTGGTATTGAGTTTGCCAAATCAAAGCAATACAACATGGTTATTGTCGATACTGCAGGTCGTTTGGGTATTGATGAAGAGTTAATGAAACAGGCATCAGATATTCGAGATGCCGTTAATCCAGATGAGATTCTCTTTGTAGTTGATGCAATGATCGGTCAAGATGCGGTGAGAACGTCACAAGCATTTTTAGATGGTGTTGGCTTTGATGGTGTAGTTCTAACAAAGTTAGATGGTGATGCTCGCGGTGGTGCGGCGTTATCTATTGCTTCAATCACTAAGCGCCCGATTATGTTTGCATCTACTGGTGAAAAGCTCAGTGATTTTGACATCTTCTATCCAGATCGTATGGCCTCTCGTATTCTTGGTATGGGCGATGTTGCAACTCTTGCCGAGCAAGCCAAAAAGGCTTTTGATGGCGATACATCTGCAAAGCTTGAAGCCAAGTTTGCAAGCGGTGAAGATTTCACATTGGAAGATTTCTTAGAGCAACTTCAGGCCATGTCCAAGATGGGCTCTATGTCTAAGTTATTGGGCATGTTGCCAGGTGCTGGGGCGATGAAGAAACAGATTGAAAACTTTGATGAAGGCGAAATAGTTCGCACAAAAGCAATTGTTCAATCAATGACTCCAATTGAAAGGCGTGATCCAAAGGTTCTCAACGGCTCACGTCGCGCTCGAATTGCACTGGGTTCTGGTCGTAAAGTCTCTGATGTGAACAACTTGGTTGATCGCTTCTCTGCTGCGCAAAAGATGATGAAGCAGGTGAGAAATGGCGGCATGCCACAAGGTATGGGCGGTATGGGTCTTCCTGCGATGCCTAAGGCCTCTATTAAGAGCGCTCCACCCAAGAAGAAGTCCAAATCAGGTAATCCAGCCAAACGCGCCCTGGAAGAGGGGCAGTAA
- the ftsY gene encoding signal recognition particle-docking protein FtsY — MGLFSKFIAKIKGTNDFAPADWKELEEELLLSDLGPSLTKEFLEQARKVKSENAQEALSQILSTHLSTKDRGALLGQETTVIMVVGVNGTGKTTSVAKLAANLKKSGKNVVMAAGDTFRAAAVEQLQTWGMRIGVEVVSGKANGDPASVAFDAAKKAQESKADFLIIDTAGRLHNKNDLMAELEKVKRVVEKVFPINEVLLVIDATTGQNGLQQAKIFTEAVKVSGIILTKIDGSARGGVALAIEKELDIPIKWIGTGESESDFAHFEADSYIQGLLS, encoded by the coding sequence ATGGGTTTATTTAGCAAATTTATTGCCAAAATCAAGGGAACAAATGATTTTGCACCTGCCGACTGGAAAGAGTTAGAAGAAGAGTTACTTCTCTCTGATTTGGGTCCATCACTGACCAAAGAGTTCTTAGAACAAGCCCGTAAAGTCAAGAGTGAGAACGCTCAAGAGGCACTTTCTCAAATTCTTTCGACGCATCTATCAACTAAAGATCGCGGCGCACTTTTGGGTCAAGAGACAACTGTCATCATGGTTGTTGGCGTTAACGGGACAGGCAAAACAACAAGTGTTGCAAAGCTTGCTGCAAATCTAAAAAAGAGCGGCAAGAATGTTGTGATGGCAGCTGGAGATACTTTCCGAGCCGCAGCCGTTGAGCAGTTGCAAACGTGGGGGATGAGAATTGGTGTTGAGGTAGTTTCGGGTAAAGCAAATGGTGATCCAGCGTCAGTTGCATTTGATGCTGCAAAGAAAGCTCAAGAGAGCAAAGCTGATTTTCTGATTATCGATACAGCAGGGCGTTTGCATAATAAAAATGATTTGATGGCAGAGCTTGAAAAAGTTAAGCGTGTAGTTGAGAAAGTCTTCCCAATCAATGAAGTCTTGTTAGTAATTGATGCAACAACTGGTCAAAATGGTTTGCAGCAAGCAAAGATTTTTACTGAAGCAGTAAAAGTGAGTGGAATTATCCTGACCAAGATTGATGGAAGCGCCCGTGGCGGAGTTGCCCTGGCAATTGAGAAAGAACTCGACATCCCGATTAAATGGATCGGCACGGGGGAGTCTGAATCAGATTTCGCCCATTTTGAAGCCGATAGCTACATCCAGGGCCTGCTTTCGTAA
- the coaD gene encoding pantetheine-phosphate adenylyltransferase, producing MRRAVCPGSFDPITFGHLDIIARASAHFDHVVIAVLENRTKSSLFSVAERIEMIQETTSHLSNVSVDSWSGLLVDYCKSNSIQAIVKGLRAVSDFDYELQMAQVNLQGSGVETMFMATSPVHSFLSSSLVKELAHYGGDVSTMVPASINAALKLRVGGK from the coding sequence ATGAGACGCGCGGTTTGTCCTGGATCCTTTGATCCAATCACTTTTGGTCATCTCGACATCATTGCTCGCGCAAGTGCTCACTTTGATCATGTTGTGATTGCAGTGCTTGAAAATCGAACAAAATCCTCTCTATTTTCAGTTGCTGAGCGCATTGAGATGATCCAGGAAACTACCTCTCACTTATCTAATGTGAGCGTTGATTCATGGTCAGGTTTACTCGTTGACTACTGCAAGAGCAATTCGATTCAAGCCATCGTCAAGGGATTGCGCGCAGTGAGCGATTTTGATTACGAACTTCAAATGGCCCAAGTAAATCTGCAAGGCTCAGGGGTTGAAACCATGTTCATGGCAACCTCACCAGTCCATTCATTCTTATCTTCATCATTAGTGAAAGAGCTCGCCCACTATGGGGGAGATGTTTCTACGATGGTGCCAGCATCGATAAATGCAGCACTCAAACTTCGAGTAGGCGGGAAGTAA
- a CDS encoding ammonium transporter, with amino-acid sequence MTDIALNSGDTAWMLASTALVLLMTPGLAFFYGGMVRTKSALNMMLMSFITIGIVSTLWVIYGFELAFGYKADSPWYGNLSLSGLGGMVNDLTNNGGVYPIPVLVFAAFQLMFAIITPALISGAIADRTKFTAWAVFVAIWSTIVYFPVAHWVFAFGNKVGDTVTGAGFLASQGVQDFAGGTAVHINAGAAALALAIILGKRVGWRKESMRPHSLPLVLLGSGLLWFGWFGFNAGSALAANGIAGLALLNTQVATAGGLVGWLLIEKIRNGHATSLGAASGAVAGLVAITPACAFVAPWAAVVIGLFAGIFCALAVGLKYKFGLDDSLDVVGVHLVGGIWGSLAVGLFGTQVVNSVGVDGLFYGGGTELLTKQALGVGMVALYSFLVTLVLGFIIEKTIGFRVSKDAEVEGVDLSEHAETAYEMSSSSRGGLF; translated from the coding sequence ATGACAGATATTGCGTTGAACTCAGGTGATACAGCCTGGATGTTAGCAAGTACCGCTTTGGTTCTTCTTATGACACCTGGACTTGCCTTTTTCTACGGCGGAATGGTTCGCACTAAGAGCGCACTAAATATGATGCTGATGTCGTTTATAACTATCGGCATAGTTAGCACTCTCTGGGTTATTTACGGTTTCGAATTAGCTTTTGGTTACAAAGCCGATTCACCTTGGTATGGAAATCTTTCGCTCTCTGGCCTAGGTGGAATGGTTAATGATTTGACTAACAATGGTGGTGTTTATCCCATTCCAGTTTTGGTCTTTGCGGCATTTCAATTGATGTTTGCAATCATTACTCCAGCTCTCATCTCTGGCGCAATTGCAGATCGCACAAAGTTCACTGCTTGGGCAGTATTCGTTGCCATTTGGTCAACTATCGTTTACTTCCCAGTTGCACACTGGGTATTTGCATTCGGCAACAAAGTTGGTGACACAGTTACTGGTGCTGGCTTCCTTGCAAGTCAAGGTGTTCAAGACTTTGCTGGTGGCACTGCAGTTCATATCAATGCAGGTGCTGCAGCTTTAGCACTAGCAATTATTCTTGGTAAGCGCGTTGGTTGGCGCAAAGAGTCAATGCGGCCACACTCACTGCCACTAGTTCTTCTTGGTTCAGGTTTGCTTTGGTTTGGTTGGTTTGGTTTCAATGCCGGGTCAGCACTTGCAGCTAATGGAATTGCAGGCCTTGCCCTCCTTAACACTCAAGTTGCAACGGCCGGAGGCCTTGTTGGCTGGTTGTTAATTGAAAAGATTCGCAACGGACATGCCACATCCCTTGGCGCAGCTTCTGGAGCAGTTGCTGGACTCGTTGCAATTACTCCTGCATGTGCTTTCGTTGCACCATGGGCAGCAGTAGTTATCGGACTATTTGCAGGTATTTTCTGTGCACTTGCCGTTGGGTTGAAGTACAAGTTCGGACTTGATGATTCACTCGATGTCGTTGGAGTTCACCTCGTTGGTGGAATCTGGGGATCTTTGGCGGTCGGATTATTCGGCACACAGGTTGTCAATAGCGTTGGCGTGGATGGTCTGTTCTATGGCGGTGGCACAGAGCTACTTACCAAACAAGCTCTAGGTGTTGGCATGGTTGCCCTTTATTCATTCCTAGTCACATTGGTCCTTGGATTCATTATTGAAAAGACAATAGGATTCCGTGTGTCTAAAGATGCTGAAGTGGAAGGTGTGGACTTGTCTGAACATGCCGAGACTGCTTACGAAATGTCTAGTTCTTCCCGAGGAGGTTTATTCTAA
- the rnc gene encoding ribonuclease III translates to MLNEALGVELEPSLLELAFTHRSFAYESASKETNERLEFLGDSVLGLIVTEELYKRYPDLDESRLSPLRSGVVNMRALADIARTLELGQYIRLGKGEEVTNGRDKNSLLADALEALIGAIYLQCGFEKCTEIVRRLISSTMDSAVARGAGLDGKTALQELAASLGKGAPEYVVTEQGPDHDKDFTATAMVAGNAVAVGTGKSKREAEQVAARIAYETLKTELPEQ, encoded by the coding sequence ATGCTCAATGAAGCGTTGGGGGTTGAACTTGAACCCTCACTTCTGGAGTTAGCTTTTACACATCGCTCATTTGCTTATGAATCTGCAAGCAAAGAAACTAACGAGCGTCTTGAATTTCTTGGAGATTCCGTTCTCGGTTTAATTGTTACCGAAGAACTCTACAAACGTTATCCCGATTTAGATGAATCACGTTTATCACCGTTGCGCTCAGGTGTGGTTAACATGCGTGCGCTCGCAGACATTGCGCGCACATTAGAACTTGGTCAATATATTCGCCTTGGAAAAGGTGAAGAAGTTACAAATGGCCGTGATAAAAACTCACTCCTTGCCGATGCGCTAGAAGCCTTAATTGGAGCCATTTATCTTCAGTGTGGCTTTGAGAAATGCACTGAAATTGTGCGGCGATTGATTTCATCAACTATGGATTCAGCCGTTGCGCGCGGAGCAGGTTTAGATGGCAAGACGGCCCTTCAAGAGTTAGCGGCCAGCCTTGGAAAAGGTGCACCTGAATACGTTGTTACTGAACAGGGCCCAGATCACGATAAAGATTTCACGGCTACGGCAATGGTTGCTGGAAACGCTGTGGCGGTGGGAACCGGAAAGAGCAAGCGAGAAGCTGAGCAAGTAGCTGCCCGTATTGCATATGAAACTCTAAAAACTGAGCTGCCCGAGCAGTAA
- a CDS encoding YceD family protein: MARLPEPFKFNTHELARRAGEMKEYELDIELLEKLGVELISVPAGEVIEVDARLESVTEGILLTADIFAIAKGECTRCLDPVEIEIERKVQELYYYAQKLERPKKKKRNDDEDDLGEDDELMMDGDIMDLEPPIRDAIVLDLPINPLCSDDCPGLCPECGGKWAELPAEHAHEVIDARWASLNGLDLE; encoded by the coding sequence ATGGCACGCCTACCGGAGCCTTTTAAGTTCAACACCCATGAACTTGCACGCCGTGCAGGGGAGATGAAGGAGTATGAACTCGACATCGAACTTCTAGAAAAACTGGGAGTTGAGCTCATATCCGTTCCTGCCGGAGAAGTAATTGAGGTAGATGCCCGCCTGGAATCAGTTACAGAAGGCATATTGCTCACTGCAGATATCTTTGCAATCGCTAAAGGTGAATGCACCCGCTGCTTAGATCCAGTTGAAATAGAGATTGAACGTAAGGTGCAAGAGCTCTACTACTACGCACAGAAGTTAGAGCGACCAAAGAAGAAGAAAAGAAACGATGATGAGGATGATTTAGGCGAAGATGATGAGTTGATGATGGATGGCGACATTATGGATTTAGAGCCACCTATCCGAGATGCCATCGTTCTCGACCTTCCGATTAATCCACTCTGCAGTGATGATTGCCCTGGGCTATGTCCTGAGTGCGGTGGTAAGTGGGCCGAGCTGCCAGCAGAGCACGCTCATGAGGTTATCGATGCCCGCTGGGCCTCCTTAAATGGGCTGGATCTGGAGTAA
- a CDS encoding P-II family nitrogen regulator: MKLITAILKPSKLEDVKNALQAHGVAGMTVSEASGFGRQKGHTEVYRGAEYTVDLIPKVRLEVLADDAEAATVVDVIVKAASTGTIGDGKIWTTPVDQVVRVRTGERGPEAI; this comes from the coding sequence ATGAAGTTGATTACAGCGATTTTGAAACCATCTAAGTTAGAAGATGTAAAAAATGCTCTGCAGGCACATGGTGTTGCCGGAATGACGGTCTCAGAAGCTAGTGGCTTTGGTCGTCAAAAAGGACATACTGAGGTTTATAGAGGTGCTGAATACACAGTGGACCTCATTCCAAAGGTTCGACTTGAAGTTCTTGCAGATGATGCAGAAGCAGCCACAGTTGTCGATGTCATTGTTAAGGCAGCATCAACAGGAACAATTGGTGATGGAAAGATATGGACTACGCCAGTTGATCAAGTAGTCCGTGTGCGCACTGGAGAACGTGGGCCAGAGGCAATCTAA
- the rpmF gene encoding 50S ribosomal protein L32, translating into MPVPKRKMSRSKTRSRRSQWKTTAASLATCGQCQSPKLQHTACPTCGTYNRRQVLEV; encoded by the coding sequence GTGCCAGTACCAAAGCGAAAAATGTCGCGTTCAAAGACGCGCTCACGCCGTAGCCAGTGGAAGACAACTGCTGCCTCTTTAGCAACATGCGGACAATGCCAATCACCAAAGCTTCAACACACAGCATGTCCAACATGCGGTACATATAACCGCCGCCAAGTTCTAGAGGTTTGA